A genomic region of Papaver somniferum cultivar HN1 chromosome 7, ASM357369v1, whole genome shotgun sequence contains the following coding sequences:
- the LOC113297046 gene encoding ADP,ATP carrier protein 1, mitochondrial: protein MLGEKPQHPTVAQKVAGQFRLGSSLSQGVGSLNGAFNSQSMYQRCSAYGNTDRAFQTCRVSQDLFLVNPCASPVFVQAPAEKGLASFAVDFLMGGVSAAVSKTAAAPIERVKLLIQNQDEMIKSGRLSEPYKGIGECFGRTIKEEGFGSLWRGNTANVIRYFPTQALNFAFKDYFKRLFSFKKDRDGYWKWFAGNLASGGAAGASSLLFVYSLDYARTRLANDAKAAKKGGERQFNGLVDVYRKTIKSDGVAGLYRGFNISCVGIIVYRGLYFGLYDSLKPVLLTGDLADSFFASFALGWLITNGAGLASYPIDTVRRRMMMTSGEAVKYKSSFDAFQQILKKEGPKSLFKGAGANVLRAIAGAGVLSGYDKLQLLVFGKKYGSGGG, encoded by the exons ATGTTGGGTGAAAAGCCTCAACATCCGACTGTGGCCCAGAAAGTAGCTGGCCAGTTCCGTCTTGGTTCCAGCCTTTCACAGGGTGTTGGTTCACTAAATGGTGCTTTCAACTCTCAATCCATGTACCAAAGGTGTTCTGCTTATGGAAACACCGACAGGGCATTCCAGACATGCCGTGTTAGCCAAGATTTATTTTTGGTAAACCCATGTGCATCACCTGTCTTTGTACAAGCACCTGCTGAGAAAGGATTGGCCAGTTTTGCTGTTGATTTCCTTATGGGAGGTGTCTCAGCTGCCGTCTCAaagactgctgctgctccaaTTGAGCGTGTGAAGCTTTTGATCCAGAACCAGGATGAGATGATCAAGTCTGGTAGGCTCTCTGAACCTTACAAGGGAATTGGTGAGTGTTTTGGACGAACAATCAAGGAAGAAGGGTTTGGATCATTGTGGAGAGGAAACACAGCCAATGTCATCCGTTACTTCCCTACTCAG GCCTTGAACTTTGCATTCAAGGATTACTTCAAGAGGCTCTTCAGTTTCAAGAAGGACAGAGATGGTTACTGGAAATGGTTTGCTGGTAACTTGGCATCTGGAGGTGCTGCTGGTGCTTCTTCACTTCTCTTTGTCTACTCTCTTGACTACGCCAGAACCCGTCTTGCTAATGATGCCAAGGCCGCAAAGAAGGGAGGAGAAAGACAGTTCAATGGTTTGGTTGATGTATACAGGAAGACTATTAAATCTGATGGTGTTGCTGGACTTTACCGTGGATTCAACATTTCTTGTGTTGGAATTATTGTCTACCGTGGTCTCTACTTCGGATTGTACGACTCTCTAAAACCAGTTCTTTTGACTGGTGACCTAGCG GATAGTTTCTTTGCCAGTTTTGCTCTCGGTTGGTTGATCACCAATGGTGCTGGACTTGCATCCTACCCCATTGATACAGTCCGTAGAAGAATGATGATGACTTCCGGTGAAGCCGTCAAGTACAAGAGCTCTTTCGATGCTTTCCAGCAGATCTTGAAGAAAGAGGGACCCAAGTCATTGTTCAAGGGTGCTGGTGCTAATGTCCTTCGTGCCATTGCTGGTGCTGGTGTGCTTTCTGGATATGACAAGCTTCAGCTTCTTGTCTTCGGCAAGAAGTACGGTTCAGGAGGCGGCTAA
- the LOC113294550 gene encoding uncharacterized protein LOC113294550, translated as MFPEGITFEQVDPYNLVKGSKFFSKNAFKKHLRAYCVKHRHQVKFKDSNNYKISVKCIHHEKTKCPMFIYGRVLKGEGTTFTLRSWNVKHTCNGNVKGENRCANPEFVADWYMHRLETLGSKNKIPDPESLANEFNKTKKVKIKYHTIWRARNIVLQKLHGSYEEQYKKIPAFCEMVKEKMPGSVASFSYGSTDNTFLSMTLCFKPAIEGFLAGCRKIIVLDACHLYGKYGGVLLVATGLDGQNGLVPLGIMVCRNETIENWKIFLKDLKAVLGEDLHFTIISDKQKGISEACDKYFCLDEHRLCFRYLMKNFKKYFKSYSLHVHFWNAAKCYKKRHYQQHMDKLFAEDEKAALYLIDQKPESWSRSHFSNDSKCEQINNNFSESFNNMAKTFRDKPIITLAQMYNKLVMGLLFKRRNESENWKDDEIVPKAMKLITKMQDLNHLFELTGAVRGRVYEVRSVHDAVFVVDLSKKSCSCLQWQLRGFPCQHAIVALTPLRPNWVDYCDPVYSVEYYKKTYAPEFEPLSAEIDWNILVEFINPPVIIRKTGRPRKKRIPSYDEAGSVKKMRKCKKCGVYGHYAITCAGGEVGKNPNGEKPRTCVDGSTSSTHVPEPPKRKYNRKKPVVSASAGASTTAKDGMKNQNNSESSKQGATKGRKRKASSQPAFNQTNQHVRSVNNKVTFTVADPKGKKKPKKLHYHSYHHPFFSSENEEKQKLDLETTEIEQVALQEEENAYKNTISLLHLTDKLQDKIARTKHRTAEQKLLDWQPVRTGITRLATNATQR; from the exons ATGTTCCCTGAGGGAATTACTTTTGAACAAGTGGATCCTTACAACCTAGTGAAGGGAAGCAAGTTTTTCAGCAAGAATGCTTTCAAGAAGCATTTGAGGGCCTATTGTGTGAAGCATAGACATCAGGTCAAGTTTAAAGATTCAAACAACTACAAGATTAGTGTGAAGTGCATTCATCATGAGAAGACCAAGTGTCCTATGTTCATTTATGGAAGAGTTTTGAAGGGTGAAGGAACTACATTTACTCTGAGAAGTTGGAATGTGAAGCACACATGCAATGGAAATGTTAAAGGGGAGAACAGATGTGCAAATCCAGAATTTGTAGCTGACTGGTACATGCATAGGTTGGAGACTCTAGGtagcaaaaacaaaatccctgatCCCGAGTCATTGGCAAATGAGTTCAACAAAACAAAGAAAGTGAAAATTAAGTACCATACAATATGGAGAGCAAGAAATATTGTGTTGCAGAAACTTCATGGCAGCTATGAGGAGCAGTACAAGAAAATTCCTGCATtctgtgaaatggtgaag GAAAAAATGCCTGGCAGTGTAGCTAGTTTCTCATATGGAAGCACAGACAACACATTCTTGTCAATGACACTCTGCTTCAAGCCTGCTATAGAAGGATTCTTGGCTGGATGTAGGAAAATCATTGTATTGGATGCTTGCCATTTGTATGGGAAGTATGGTGGTGTGTTACTGGTTGCAACAGGTCTAGATGGTCAGAATGGTTTAGTACCTCTTGGTATAATGGTGTGTAGGAATGAAACCATTGAGAACTGGAAGATTTTTCTCAAAGACTTGAAAGCTGTACTGGGTGAAGACTTGCATTTCACCATTATATCAGACAAGCAGAAGGGGATTAGTGAAGCTTGTGACAAATACTTCTGCTTGGATGAGCACAGATTATGTTTCAG ATATTTGATGAAGAATTTCAAGAAGTATTTCAAGTCATACAGCTTAcatgttcatttctggaatgctgCCAAATGTTACAAGAAGAGACACTATCAG CAACACATGGATAAATTATTTGCTGAGGATGAAAAAGCTGCACTGTATCTCATAGATCAAAAACCTGAAAGCTGGTCTAGGTCTCATTTCTCAAATGACAGCAAGTGTGAGCAAATCAACAATAATTTCTCAGAGTCTTTCAACAACATGGCCAAGACCTTTAGAGATAAGCCAATCATTACACTTGCACAAATGTATAATAAACTGGTGATGGGTCTTTTATTCAAGAGGAGGAATGAAAGTGAAAACTGGAAGGATGATGAGATAGTTCCAAAGGCAATGAAGCTGATTACAAAGATGCAGGACTTAAATCATCTGTTTGAGTTAACTGGAGCTGTAAGGGGAAGGGTGTATGAGGTCAGGAGTGTTCATGATGCTGTGTTTGTTGTGGATCTTTCCAAAAAGAGTTGTAGTTGTTTGCAGTGGCAGCTGAGGGGATTTCCCTGTCAACATGCTATAGTTGCTTTAACACCATTGAGACCAAACTGGGTTGA CTACTGTGACCCTGTATACAGTGTGGAATACTACAAAAAGACATATGCTCCAGAGTTTGAACCACTGTCAGCTGAAATTGACTGG AATATACTGGTAGAGTTCATTAATCCTCCTGTTATCATAAGAAAAACTGGAAGGCCAAGAAAGAAGAGGATTCCTTCTTATGATGAAGCTGGAAgtgtgaagaaaatgagaaagtgtAAGAAGTGTGGAGTTTATGGTCACTATGCAATAACTTGTGCTGGTGGAGAGGTTGGAAAGAATCCAAATGGAGAAAAACCTAGAACCTGTGTTGATGGCTCAACATCATCTACTCATGTCCCTGAACCACCAAAAAGGAAGTACAATAGAAAGAAACCGGTTGTTAGTGCTTCTGCAGGTGCATCTACTACTGCTAAGGATGGAATGAAGAACCAAAACAATTCAGAATCTTCTAAACAAGGTGCTACAAAAGGGAGAAAGAGAAAGGCTTCTTCTCAACCTGCTTTCAATCAGACTAATCAACATGTTAGATCTGTCAACAACAAAGTCACCTTCACAGTTGCAGAtccaaagggaaagaagaaaccaaagaa GCTACATTATCATTCATACCACCACCCATTTTTCAGTTCTGAAAATGAAGAGAAGCAGAA GTTAGACTTGGAAACTACTGAGATTGAGCAAGTTGCATTGCAAGAAGAAGAAAACGCATATAAAAACACAATTTCTCTACTACATTTGACTGATAAGCTACAAGATAAGATAGCAAG GACGAAACATAGAACTGCAGAGCAAAAGTTGTTGGATTGGCAGCCAGTGAGAACTGGTATTACACGGCTTGCAACAAATGCCACACAAAGATAG